The nucleotide sequence AAATGGAAGCTTTAACTGGTGTTTCTATAGCATTATTGACAATTTGGGATATGGTTAAAAGTGCTGAGAAAGATGAATATGGGCAGTATAAAACTGCTGAGATTTTTGGAATTAGAGTTGTTGAAAAAGTAAAGAAACCTTAAATAAGTTTATTTTAGGGGATTGTAATGATTGATTCTAACTTTGACATTGTTCTTTGGGTAAGAATGATTAAAGAAGGTATTGAAAAGAAAAATTTAAACCCTTGGGATGTTAATATTGCTGAAATCGCAGATTACTATATACAAAAAATCAGAGAGCTTAAAAAGTTTGATATTAGGTTGTCTGCCGATGTTATTCTTGTTGCTGGTATATTGTTGAGGATGAAATCTGAAGCATTGTATGATGAATGCAAAGTTGAAGAAGATGAAGATGATTATGATTACTATGATGACTATTATGATTACGATGATGTAGTAGATGATAAACCTAAGAAAAATAGAAAAGAAAAAAAAGAAAATAAGGACAAAAAAAGTAAAAAGCCAGTTACTGTTGATGAATTAATTAAAACCATTGAGAAAGAGTTAAATAAAGTAAAAAAGTCGAGAAAGAAGAGAGAGAGGAAGATAAATGAAGTTGAAGAGATTATAGAAGAGCTTATAGAAGAGGAAGATATTTCAGATATAATAGCAGAGCTCTTAGAAGATTTAATGAAAGAAGGTATTATAATTTATCAGGAAAGGTTTAAAACAAAGGAAGAGAGGGTTAGATATTTCATCCCATCTTTATACTTAGCTAATGATGGAAAGGCAGAGCTAATCCAAGAAAAATTATTTGGGGAATTAATCATTAAACTTAAATCTTTTTAAATCA is from Methanocaldococcus bathoardescens and encodes:
- a CDS encoding segregation/condensation protein A, translating into MIDSNFDIVLWVRMIKEGIEKKNLNPWDVNIAEIADYYIQKIRELKKFDIRLSADVILVAGILLRMKSEALYDECKVEEDEDDYDYYDDYYDYDDVVDDKPKKNRKEKKENKDKKSKKPVTVDELIKTIEKELNKVKKSRKKRERKINEVEEIIEELIEEEDISDIIAELLEDLMKEGIIIYQERFKTKEERVRYFIPSLYLANDGKAELIQEKLFGELIIKLKSF